A single Nostoc sp. PCC 7107 DNA region contains:
- a CDS encoding DUF928 domain-containing protein, giving the protein MRLLFGLTLGYLGFLTSQTLALAMPIASHNMKTVSQTVNFNPPKPPADPPPGGRVLGGAKRGSCPQVQQDLTALVPFTKEPPSVTNVWSLTTSAHPTFWFYVPYSQTANLPAMFVLQDQQSKDLYKQPIALPNHPGIMSISLPANAPGLAVNQQYRWFLTFACETQEDSPPIYVEGVIQRVKLSREITQELQTATPLQQFAIYAQNGIWHEAITTLAKLRQEHPQDPALKTQWQNLLASIRLGNVATEPILSDKH; this is encoded by the coding sequence ATGAGACTATTATTCGGATTAACTCTAGGCTATTTAGGTTTTTTAACTAGTCAAACCCTGGCACTAGCAATGCCAATAGCCAGTCACAATATGAAGACTGTATCCCAAACAGTGAATTTTAATCCACCTAAACCACCCGCAGATCCACCACCTGGGGGTAGGGTGTTAGGTGGTGCAAAACGCGGTTCTTGTCCCCAAGTTCAACAAGATTTAACGGCTTTAGTACCCTTTACTAAAGAACCGCCTTCAGTTACTAATGTTTGGTCATTAACGACATCAGCACATCCAACATTTTGGTTCTACGTGCCGTATTCCCAAACAGCAAATCTTCCGGCTATGTTTGTGCTGCAAGATCAACAATCAAAGGACTTGTATAAGCAACCTATAGCTTTGCCAAATCATCCAGGAATCATGAGTATTTCTCTACCTGCTAATGCTCCTGGGTTAGCTGTTAATCAACAATACCGTTGGTTTTTGACTTTTGCTTGCGAGACACAAGAAGACTCACCTCCTATTTACGTTGAAGGAGTAATCCAACGAGTTAAACTCAGTCGAGAAATTACCCAAGAACTACAAACAGCTACACCTTTACAACAGTTTGCCATCTATGCCCAAAATGGTATTTGGCACGAAGCAATCACAACACTAGCCAAACTCAGACAAGAACATCCTCAAGATCCAGCCCTGAAAACACAATGGCAAAATTTGTTAGCCAGCATCCGTTTAGGTAATGTTGCAACAGAACCAATCTTGTCAGATAAACATTAA
- a CDS encoding CHASE2 domain-containing protein, whose amino-acid sequence MAKLVVLKFGDASFNQGFAVTLQIGEESDRPTTEITGRLPPCPEMPLYYTRWQSSYRQIGNTHRLDAEKIQVTNVSITQSCQDLAHVLQARFNTWLRTEEFRPLREKWLEKLLPTDEVRVILQTDNSQLQRLPWHLWELLDRYPKAEIAIASHTYEHILQPLTHKSKVKILAIVGDSQGIDTQADLAILQQCQNADITFLVEPQRQPLTDHLWGENWDILFFAGHSSSQENDITGRIYLNKTDSLSMSELRYALKQAIERGLHLAIFNSCDGLGLARELADLQIPQMVIMREPVPDQVAQEFLKYFLTSYAEGETLYQAVRQARERLQGLEDKFPCATWLPVICQNLAQIPLTWQELTPPLTPVAEILPTHPKLKWKLGLFSSLVMTGVILGLRFLGVLQGAELQAFDQMMRSRPDEGPDQRLLIVTIDDADLVHQRRNGEVLKGTSLSDKSLNALLIKLQEYKPRAIGLDIYRDFSAELPDLAKRLQKTDNLIGVCKGSDSTVMTKGIEPPPEIPKERQGFSDFLHDTDGVVRRHLMFFTPETASLCSADYAFSTQLAFRYLLPLGITPKFTPQGNLQLGKTVFPRLSSRSGGYQGIDANSGQTLLNYRASQKIAETVTLTQILSSPMNPNAIKDRIILIGVTARGDFPDYWATPFGSRLALQMPGVMVQAQMISQIISAVLNKRPLLTVWPFGWEILWIWGWSVVGGLLVWRWRRLPLLALALGITSGILYLLCLSLLICGIWVPFVPSAFLLIGTASAISIQNCTSDFWQKLNHK is encoded by the coding sequence ATGGCTAAGTTAGTGGTTTTGAAATTCGGAGATGCTAGTTTCAACCAAGGGTTTGCTGTTACACTTCAGATTGGTGAAGAAAGCGATCGCCCAACAACAGAAATCACTGGTAGATTACCACCATGCCCAGAAATGCCGCTTTACTACACCCGCTGGCAATCAAGTTATCGTCAAATCGGTAATACTCATCGCTTAGATGCGGAGAAAATTCAAGTCACAAATGTTTCCATCACCCAAAGTTGTCAAGATTTAGCACACGTTTTACAGGCACGTTTTAATACTTGGTTACGCACCGAAGAGTTTCGCCCTTTAAGAGAAAAATGGTTAGAGAAACTACTACCAACAGATGAAGTAAGAGTAATTTTACAAACAGATAATAGTCAATTGCAGAGATTACCCTGGCATCTGTGGGAATTACTCGATCGCTATCCCAAAGCAGAAATTGCGATCGCCTCACATACCTATGAACACATCCTTCAGCCCCTTACCCACAAATCAAAAGTCAAAATTTTAGCCATTGTTGGTGATAGTCAAGGAATTGACACTCAAGCTGATTTAGCCATTTTGCAACAATGCCAGAATGCTGATATCACCTTTTTAGTAGAACCACAACGTCAACCATTAACCGATCATCTCTGGGGAGAAAATTGGGATATTTTATTTTTTGCTGGACACAGTTCCAGTCAGGAAAATGATATCACTGGGCGGATTTATTTAAACAAAACTGATAGCCTCAGTATGAGCGAGTTAAGATATGCCCTCAAGCAAGCCATTGAACGCGGTTTGCATCTGGCAATTTTTAACTCCTGTGATGGTTTGGGACTCGCACGAGAATTAGCCGATCTCCAGATTCCCCAAATGGTAATTATGCGCGAACCTGTGCCCGACCAGGTAGCCCAAGAATTTTTAAAATATTTTTTAACTAGTTATGCTGAGGGAGAAACTTTATATCAAGCAGTCCGTCAAGCACGGGAACGCTTACAAGGCTTAGAAGATAAATTTCCCTGTGCAACATGGCTACCAGTAATTTGTCAAAATCTGGCCCAGATACCCCTGACTTGGCAAGAACTCACGCCTCCCCTTACCCCAGTCGCTGAGATTTTACCGACACATCCCAAATTGAAATGGAAATTAGGTTTATTTTCGAGTTTGGTGATGACTGGGGTAATTTTGGGACTGCGGTTTTTGGGAGTTCTCCAAGGTGCAGAACTCCAAGCATTTGATCAAATGATGCGATCGCGTCCAGACGAAGGCCCTGATCAGCGACTATTAATTGTGACAATTGACGATGCTGATTTAGTTCACCAACGCCGTAACGGTGAAGTTTTGAAAGGAACTTCTCTGTCTGATAAATCACTCAATGCCTTACTGATAAAATTACAAGAATACAAACCACGAGCGATCGGTTTAGATATTTATCGTGATTTTTCTGCCGAACTGCCAGACTTGGCTAAAAGGCTGCAAAAAACTGATAATTTGATAGGTGTGTGTAAAGGTAGTGATTCAACAGTCATGACCAAAGGCATTGAACCACCACCAGAAATTCCCAAAGAACGGCAAGGATTCAGCGACTTTCTTCACGATACTGATGGAGTTGTGCGTCGTCATCTGATGTTCTTCACCCCAGAAACAGCATCTTTATGTTCTGCTGACTATGCTTTTAGTACACAATTAGCCTTTCGCTATCTTTTACCCTTGGGAATTACACCAAAATTTACCCCCCAAGGGAATTTACAGTTAGGTAAGACTGTTTTTCCTCGACTATCATCTCGCAGTGGCGGTTATCAAGGTATTGATGCCAATAGTGGGCAAACCTTACTCAACTACCGCGCTTCTCAGAAGATTGCAGAAACAGTCACACTCACCCAAATTTTATCTAGTCCGATGAACCCCAATGCCATCAAAGACCGGATTATTTTGATTGGGGTGACAGCTAGAGGTGATTTTCCTGACTATTGGGCGACACCATTCGGTAGCAGATTAGCATTGCAAATGCCAGGAGTCATGGTACAAGCACAAATGATCAGCCAGATTATTAGTGCCGTTTTGAATAAACGACCTTTGCTGACAGTTTGGCCGTTTGGGTGGGAAATATTGTGGATTTGGGGTTGGTCTGTGGTGGGAGGATTGTTAGTTTGGCGATGGCGGCGGCTACCCTTGTTGGCATTAGCATTGGGAATTACTTCTGGCATACTTTATTTACTGTGTCTTAGTCTATTAATCTGCGGTATATGGGTGCCTTTTGTCCCCTCAGCTTTCTTACTAATAGGGACAGCAAGTGCAATTTCTATCCAAAACTGCACATCAGACTTTTGGCAAAAATTGAACCATAAATAA